In a genomic window of Rhinoderma darwinii isolate aRhiDar2 chromosome 10, aRhiDar2.hap1, whole genome shotgun sequence:
- the LOC142661817 gene encoding myo-inositol 2-dehydrogenase-like produces the protein MRVRRDRILEHLASGRHYRNGRFIKQPWNRSPVLLTTGADHSEDLSLPLDSSLHRPPSFILQANSITNTMSTSSPGPSPPLNRYLQTSLSGHPYISSTTNIMSGREDPAPSTSSSLPSSFGIIHIQNPSISSKQTNQRHVISEASNSIVPGGLYSRDGSRESNIGLAVIGVSHGSHALLQCLAEENGCRLYYIVENQRLAVETAFSEGLLAKTKVLQEQDVDIALSDQRVSGVVICSPPEVAAVMTLETLKAGKAVLCEKLLSTSRRTVEACFDEAEKHGKPLVCGFYKRFDPALKYLFKKIQQKNALGRIQKLSTVSRTFPCSSVGKIKTSGGIFYNSALHDIDIVTWLLGENLPDTVFSLGHAFCSDMITFRDADTVNISMKFSSGAVVNLDVSQHCTKSCDQRLELYGLQGSLRLDNQNPLCIIENGSSLPTPSQTHNERYREAYKELFRHFIRTIKGISHPVITKEQYICALQVAAAAEQSWQSGSAVDLTDEALDVSMIKSEVL, from the exons ATGCGGGTGAGACGGGATCGGATTTTGGAGCACTTGGCCTCAGGAAGGCATTACAGGAACGGGAGATTCATCAAACAGCCCTGGAACCGATCCCCGGTGCTCCT AACGACTGGTGCAGACCACAGTGAAGACCTCTCGCTGCCTCTGGACTCTTCTCTTCATCGTCCGCCCTCCTTTATACTGCAGGCCAACTCTATCACTAATACTATGAGCACCAGTAGCCCAGGGCCATCACCTCCACTCAACCGTTATCTTCAGACCTCTCTTTCTGGTCATCCATATATCAGTTCCACCACCAACATCATGTCTGGAAGAGAAGATCCAGCACCGTCAACCTCCTCCTCGCTGCCGTCATCATTCGGAATCATCCACATCCAGAATCCGTCCATTTCTTCTAAACAAACCAACCAAAGGCACGTCATCTCCGAAGCTTCCAACAGCATTGTCCCTGGAGGTCTTTACAGCAGAGATGGCTCTCGGGAGAGTAATATTGGGCTGGCTGTCATAGGGGTGAGCCACGGCAGCCATGCTTTGCTTCAATGCTTAGCAGAAGAAAACGGCTGCCGCCTGTACTACATTGTAGAAAATCAGCGTTTGGCGGTGGAGACGGCTTTTAGCGAAGGACTCTTAGCCAAGACGAAAGTGCTGCAGGAGCAGGATGTGGACATCGCCCTCAGTGACCAAAG agtgtCCGGGGTTGTGATTTGTTCTCCACCAGAAGTTGCTGCTGTCATGACCCTGGAGACATTAAAAGCTG GGAAGGCCGTGCTGTGTGAGAAGCTGCTGAGCACGAGCAGGCGCACCGTTGAAGCGTGCTTCGATGAGGCCGAGAAACACGGGAAGCCTCTGGTGTGCGGCTTCTACAA GCGCTTTGATCCAGCCTTAAAATACCTATTTAAGAAGATTCAACAGAAAAATGCCCTGGGCCGAATACAGAAACTGTCTACAGTCAGCCGCACCTTCCCCTGCTCTTCTGTCGGCAAGATCAAGACGTCAG gAGGTATTTTTTACAACTCTGCCTTACATGATATAGACATTGTCACCTGGTTACTGGGAGAAAACCTGCCGGACACGGTCTTCTCCCTCGGACATGCGTTCTGTTCAG ACATGATTACCTTCAGGGACGCGGACACCGTCAACATCAGCATGAAGTTTTCCAGTGGAGCCGTCGTGAACTTGGACGTCAGTCAGCACTGCACCAAATCCTGCGATCAGAGATTAGAG TTATATGGCTTGCAAGGATCATTACGTTTAGACAATCAGAATCCACTGTGCATTATAGAGAACGGTTCATCTCTCCCGACGCCCTCCCAGACACACAACGAAAGATACAGAGAGGCCTACAAAGAGCTCTTCCGCCATTTTATACGTACCATCAAAG